In a genomic window of Demequina muriae:
- the dprA gene encoding DNA-processing protein DprA, whose translation MSADAWIEWSALAEPADEAAGWLISTLGPDAAREWVDVAARDVVEATIMLAGSAPERTITDVVRASERWARRREGARSDDLRERADHCGARVVVRDDAEWPTAVDALGRGAPFALWVRGVEPLAALLPRSVAIVGARSSTSYGDHIASTMAAHAADHGWSVVSGGAYGIDAAAHRGALAAGGRTLAVMAGGVDRLYPAGNGDLLTRVLDQGAIVSEVPPGWAPHRSRFLTRNRLIACATATVVVEAAGRSGALSTANRAAELARPVAAVPGPVTSATSAGCHRLIRDGMAVLVTGGADVLELAGPIELREGDAIDGGAGRGEGSNRAMPEFAAPADRAVFDALGHRAKAVEGLSATAGLTLAEVRAALGRLELAGAVHRDGTGWRRASPPQAKRFGARERPRPRQERDETGQKMREA comes from the coding sequence ATGAGCGCCGATGCGTGGATCGAGTGGAGTGCGCTCGCCGAGCCGGCGGACGAGGCCGCGGGCTGGCTCATCTCCACGCTCGGCCCGGATGCGGCACGGGAGTGGGTGGACGTCGCCGCACGCGATGTCGTCGAGGCCACGATCATGCTCGCGGGCAGCGCGCCGGAGCGCACCATCACCGACGTGGTGCGCGCGAGCGAGCGGTGGGCGCGACGGCGGGAGGGGGCACGCTCGGATGACCTTCGTGAACGCGCCGATCACTGCGGCGCGCGCGTGGTGGTGCGCGACGACGCCGAGTGGCCCACGGCGGTGGACGCGCTCGGGCGCGGGGCGCCCTTCGCGCTCTGGGTGCGAGGCGTCGAGCCCCTGGCCGCCCTGTTGCCGCGATCGGTGGCGATCGTCGGCGCGAGGTCGTCGACGTCCTACGGCGATCACATCGCCAGCACCATGGCCGCCCACGCGGCCGATCACGGCTGGTCGGTGGTGTCAGGCGGCGCCTACGGCATCGATGCGGCGGCTCACCGGGGTGCGCTCGCGGCCGGGGGTCGCACCCTCGCCGTGATGGCGGGCGGGGTGGACCGCCTGTACCCGGCGGGCAACGGCGACCTGCTCACGCGAGTGCTCGACCAGGGTGCGATCGTGAGTGAGGTGCCGCCAGGGTGGGCACCGCATCGGTCGCGGTTCCTCACCCGCAACCGCCTCATCGCCTGTGCGACCGCCACCGTGGTCGTCGAGGCGGCGGGGCGGTCGGGCGCGCTCAGCACCGCGAACCGTGCGGCCGAGCTCGCCCGCCCCGTCGCGGCGGTGCCCGGCCCCGTGACGAGTGCCACGTCCGCAGGCTGTCACCGGCTGATCCGCGACGGCATGGCGGTGCTGGTGACCGGCGGCGCCGATGTGCTGGAGCTGGCGGGGCCCATCGAGCTTCGCGAAGGCGACGCCATCGACGGCGGTGCCGGGCGTGGTGAGGGCAGCAACCGGGCGATGCCCGAGTTCGCGGCCCCCGCGGACCGCGCCGTCTTCGATGCGCTCGGGCACCGGGCGAAGGCCGTGGAGGGGCTCTCCGCCACCGCGGGCCTCACACTGGCGGAGGTCAGGGCCGCCCTCGGGCGACTGGAGCTCGCCGGTGCAGTCCACCGGGACGGCACTGGATGGCGTCGCGCGTCGCCCCCGCAGGCGAAACGTTTCGGCGCCCGGGAGCGCCCACGGCCCCGTCAAGAAAGGGACGAAACGGGACAAAAGATGCGTGAGGCATGA